One part of the Pandoraea faecigallinarum genome encodes these proteins:
- the rnr gene encoding ribonuclease R, with product MSKYPYPIPSREEILGVLRTADSALSANDIAEALAIKKQEREGFFKRLAAMERDDQIRLDRRGYYQLTHPSNFIAGRVIGHRDGYGFAVRDDDGDDLFLPNEEMKKVMHNDRVLLRIAGYDRRGRPEGHIVEVVSRANTHVIGRLLNENGVMVVAPEDKRIGHDILIPPRAQGKAKVGQVVSVELTDYPSRYSQPIGRVSEVLGDIDDPGMEIEIAVRKYGVPHQFSAEALAAAGALPDEVRTPDLRHRIDLRDVPLVTIDGEDARDFDDAVYCEPAKVGRSNGFRLIVAIADVSHYVVPGGPLDADALTRSTSVYFPRRVIPMLPEKLSNGLCSLNPDVDRCVLVCDALIAPNGEVKAYQFYPAVIHSAARLTYTEVAAVLGNTKGAEAQRRAALLPHLQNLYELYKVLAKARKSRGAIEFDSTETYIVCNAQGKIEQILPRTRNDAHRLIEECMLTANVCAADFLKRHKQAGLYRIHAGPSGERLQVLRTFLKTLGLSLGGGDEPATSDYAELMTQIETRPDAPMLQTMLLRSMQQAVYSPDNIGHFGLAYPAYTHFTSPIRRYPDLLTHRAIKAILAGKKYEPEIPAGVELTTGLSPHARKLQKDDDAKGKKSPAVKKRVAIWDELGLHCSANERRADEASRDVEAWLKCYFMRDKLGEEYGGTVSAVTSFGIFVQLDDLFIEGLVHVTELGSDYFQFDEVRHELRGERTGIRYRLTDRVRVQVSRVDLDARKIDFRLVREPNARSLAKTSGRSERGGAPAPSPAAGTPGIAGSASPGPSIRQLPKGGALLNGVQPAPAGKRPAKPKSAKVKAARAERGAGSAKRSGGAGGGSGGGKAPAKRQGGPGGQAKKPRR from the coding sequence TTGAGCAAATATCCCTATCCGATCCCGAGCCGCGAAGAAATCCTCGGTGTCCTGCGCACCGCCGACTCCGCGCTGTCCGCCAACGATATCGCCGAAGCCCTGGCCATCAAGAAGCAGGAGCGCGAAGGTTTCTTCAAGCGCCTTGCCGCCATGGAGCGCGATGACCAGATCCGCCTCGACCGGCGTGGCTACTATCAACTGACGCATCCGTCGAACTTCATCGCGGGCCGTGTCATCGGCCATCGCGATGGCTACGGCTTCGCCGTGCGTGACGACGACGGCGACGATCTCTTCCTTCCGAACGAGGAAATGAAGAAGGTCATGCACAACGACCGGGTCCTGCTGCGCATCGCCGGCTACGATCGCCGCGGTCGCCCCGAAGGCCATATCGTCGAAGTCGTGAGCCGCGCCAACACCCACGTCATCGGGCGTCTTCTCAACGAGAACGGCGTCATGGTCGTCGCGCCCGAAGACAAGCGCATCGGTCACGATATCCTCATCCCGCCGCGCGCCCAGGGCAAAGCGAAAGTCGGGCAGGTCGTCTCCGTCGAACTCACCGATTACCCCAGCCGCTACAGCCAGCCCATCGGCCGAGTGTCGGAAGTCCTCGGCGATATCGACGACCCCGGCATGGAAATCGAAATCGCCGTGCGCAAGTACGGTGTGCCGCATCAGTTCTCCGCCGAAGCGCTCGCCGCCGCCGGCGCGCTTCCCGATGAGGTGCGCACCCCCGACCTGCGCCATCGCATCGACCTGCGCGACGTCCCGCTGGTGACGATCGACGGCGAAGATGCCCGCGACTTCGACGACGCCGTCTACTGCGAACCCGCCAAGGTCGGACGCAGCAACGGCTTCCGTCTGATCGTCGCCATCGCCGATGTGTCGCACTATGTCGTGCCGGGCGGCCCGCTCGACGCCGATGCGCTCACGCGCAGCACCTCCGTCTATTTCCCGCGCCGTGTCATTCCGATGCTGCCGGAGAAGCTTTCGAACGGCCTGTGTTCGCTGAACCCGGACGTCGACCGCTGTGTCCTCGTGTGCGATGCGCTCATCGCGCCGAACGGCGAAGTGAAGGCATACCAGTTCTATCCGGCGGTTATTCACTCCGCGGCGCGTCTGACCTACACGGAAGTCGCGGCCGTGCTCGGTAATACGAAGGGCGCCGAAGCGCAGCGGCGTGCCGCGCTGCTGCCGCACCTCCAGAATCTGTACGAGTTGTACAAGGTGCTCGCCAAGGCGCGTAAATCGCGCGGCGCCATCGAGTTCGATTCGACGGAGACGTACATCGTATGCAACGCGCAGGGCAAGATCGAACAGATTCTGCCCCGCACGCGAAACGATGCCCACCGTCTCATCGAGGAGTGCATGCTCACGGCCAACGTGTGTGCGGCGGATTTCCTCAAACGCCACAAGCAGGCGGGCCTTTATCGCATTCACGCGGGGCCGTCCGGCGAACGCCTCCAGGTGCTGCGCACGTTCCTCAAAACGCTTGGGCTCTCGCTCGGCGGCGGCGACGAGCCGGCCACGTCCGATTATGCGGAACTGATGACGCAGATCGAAACACGGCCCGACGCGCCCATGCTCCAGACGATGCTGCTGCGCTCGATGCAGCAGGCCGTCTACAGCCCGGACAACATCGGCCACTTCGGTCTCGCGTACCCGGCCTACACGCACTTCACGAGTCCGATTCGTCGCTATCCGGACTTGCTTACGCACCGTGCCATCAAGGCGATCCTCGCCGGCAAGAAGTACGAGCCGGAGATTCCGGCCGGTGTGGAGCTGACGACGGGGTTGTCGCCGCATGCCCGCAAGCTTCAGAAGGACGACGACGCCAAAGGCAAGAAGTCGCCGGCCGTGAAAAAGCGCGTCGCGATCTGGGACGAACTCGGCCTGCATTGCTCCGCCAACGAGCGCCGCGCCGACGAAGCCTCGCGCGACGTGGAGGCCTGGCTCAAGTGCTACTTCATGCGCGACAAGCTTGGCGAGGAATATGGTGGCACGGTCAGCGCCGTCACCTCGTTCGGCATCTTCGTGCAGCTCGACGACCTGTTCATCGAAGGCCTCGTTCACGTCACGGAACTGGGCAGCGATTATTTCCAGTTCGACGAAGTTCGCCACGAGTTGCGCGGCGAGCGTACGGGCATTCGCTATCGGCTGACCGATCGCGTGCGCGTGCAGGTAAGCCGTGTGGATCTGGACGCTCGCAAGATCGACTTCCGCCTCGTGCGCGAACCGAACGCCCGCTCGCTGGCCAAGACGTCCGGTCGCAGCGAGCGGGGTGGCGCGCCCGCGCCGTCGCCGGCGGCGGGCACGCCCGGTATCGCCGGTTCGGCGAGCCCCGGACCGAGCATTCGTCAGTTGCCCAAGGGCGGCGCGTTGCTCAACGGCGTGCAACCCGCGCCGGCCGGCAAGCGTCCGGCCAAGCCGAAGTCGGCCAAGGTGAAGGCCGCACGCGCGGAACGGGGTGCGGGCTCCGCGAAGCGTAGTGGTGGTGCTGGCGGTGGAAGCGGTGGCGGCAAGGCGCCGGCGAAACGTCAGGGCGGTCCGGGCGGTCAGGCGAAAAAGCCGCGCCGCTGA
- the argA gene encoding amino-acid N-acetyltransferase, with translation MLTEPDPALQDEETAHQAQFVDWLRSVAPYIHAFRDKTFVVAFGGELVAAGGLDSLIQDVALLCAMGMHIVLVHGSRPQVEEQMRLRHIESHFAQQLRITDAAALEAVKEAAGELRLDIEASISQGLPNTPMGNARISVVSGNFVTGRPVGVVDGVDFQHTGVVRKVDAESIRLSLSNGKIVLLSPLGFSPTGQSFNLTMEDVASSAAIALRADKLIFITEIPGVLNEYNELQRELTLEDAQRMQSQGTIDRESAFYLKYATRACRAGVGRAHIVPFSLDGSMLLELFSHDGVGTMISYENLESLREATIDDVGGILQLIEPLEADGTLVRRGRHQLERDIDHFSVIEHDGRLFGCAALYPYPSERIGEMACLTVDPEAQGSGDGERLLKHIEQRARARGLERLFVLTTRTEHWFLKRGFVKAGVDDLPADRRRLYNWQRRSLVLIKKL, from the coding sequence ATGCTGACCGAACCCGACCCCGCCCTACAAGACGAAGAGACCGCCCATCAAGCCCAGTTCGTGGACTGGCTGCGCTCGGTCGCCCCATACATTCATGCATTCCGTGACAAGACCTTCGTGGTCGCCTTTGGCGGCGAACTGGTCGCGGCCGGCGGACTCGACTCCCTGATTCAGGACGTCGCGCTGCTCTGCGCCATGGGCATGCACATCGTGCTGGTGCACGGCTCGCGTCCTCAGGTCGAGGAGCAGATGCGCCTGCGACACATCGAATCGCACTTTGCCCAGCAATTGCGCATTACGGACGCCGCCGCCCTCGAAGCCGTGAAGGAAGCCGCGGGCGAACTGCGTCTGGATATCGAGGCGTCGATCAGCCAGGGGCTGCCGAACACGCCGATGGGCAATGCACGCATCAGCGTCGTGTCGGGCAACTTCGTCACCGGGCGCCCGGTCGGCGTGGTCGATGGCGTGGATTTCCAGCACACCGGCGTGGTTCGCAAGGTCGACGCCGAATCGATCCGTCTGTCGCTCTCGAACGGCAAGATCGTGCTGCTCTCGCCGCTCGGCTTCTCGCCCACCGGCCAGTCGTTCAACCTGACGATGGAAGATGTGGCGTCGTCCGCCGCGATCGCGCTACGTGCGGACAAGCTGATCTTCATTACCGAGATACCTGGCGTTCTCAACGAATACAACGAGTTGCAGCGCGAACTGACGCTCGAAGACGCGCAACGCATGCAATCGCAAGGCACCATCGATCGCGAATCGGCCTTCTATCTGAAGTACGCGACACGCGCCTGCCGCGCCGGCGTAGGCCGTGCGCACATCGTGCCGTTCTCGCTCGACGGCAGCATGCTGCTCGAACTCTTTTCACACGACGGCGTCGGCACGATGATCTCGTACGAGAATCTCGAAAGCCTGCGCGAAGCGACCATCGACGACGTCGGCGGGATTCTGCAACTCATCGAACCCCTGGAAGCCGACGGCACGCTGGTACGGCGCGGCCGCCACCAACTGGAACGCGACATCGACCATTTCTCGGTCATCGAGCACGACGGACGTCTGTTCGGTTGCGCAGCGCTTTACCCCTATCCGAGCGAACGCATCGGCGAGATGGCCTGCCTGACGGTGGACCCGGAAGCCCAGGGTTCGGGCGACGGGGAACGCCTGCTCAAGCACATCGAGCAACGTGCTCGCGCACGCGGCCTGGAGCGACTGTTCGTGCTCACGACCCGCACCGAGCACTGGTTCCTCAAGCGCGGCTTCGTCAAGGCCGGCGTCGACGATCTGCCTGCGGACCGCCGCCGCCTTTACAACTGGCAGCGCCGCTCGCTGGTGCTCATCAAGAAGTTGTAA
- the tal gene encoding transaldolase has product MNLLDQLKRHTTVVADTGDFQAMDAYKPQDATTNPSLILGAVQKDAYRPILERVVDEHRAHGTHEIIDRLLIAFGREILGIVPGRVSTEVDARLSFDTAGTVARARKLIAMYEAEGIERKRVLIKIASTWEGIRAAEILERDGIRCNMTLLFSLVQAAACAEAGACLISPFVGRIYDWYKKSAGANWDEAANAGENDPGVRSVSAIYRYYKHFGYGTEVMGASFRSTGQILALAGCDLLTISPALLEQLRTTEGEVKRRLEVKQARDADIERVKTDEPSFRFALNDDAMATEKLAEGIRAFAADAIKLEALIDATR; this is encoded by the coding sequence ATGAATCTGCTCGACCAACTCAAGCGTCACACCACCGTCGTGGCCGACACCGGCGACTTTCAGGCCATGGACGCCTACAAGCCGCAGGACGCCACCACCAATCCGTCGCTGATTCTCGGCGCCGTACAGAAAGACGCTTATCGCCCGATTCTCGAGCGCGTCGTCGACGAACACCGCGCGCACGGCACGCACGAGATCATCGACCGCCTGCTGATCGCCTTCGGCCGCGAAATTCTCGGCATCGTGCCGGGCCGCGTGTCGACGGAAGTCGATGCGCGACTGTCGTTCGACACTGCCGGGACGGTCGCACGCGCACGCAAGCTCATCGCGATGTACGAAGCCGAAGGTATCGAGCGCAAGCGAGTGCTCATCAAGATCGCCTCGACGTGGGAAGGCATTCGCGCCGCCGAGATTCTGGAGCGCGACGGCATTCGCTGCAACATGACGCTGCTGTTCTCGCTGGTGCAGGCCGCCGCGTGCGCCGAGGCGGGAGCGTGCCTGATTTCGCCGTTCGTCGGCCGCATTTACGACTGGTACAAAAAGTCGGCCGGCGCGAATTGGGACGAAGCCGCCAACGCCGGTGAAAACGATCCGGGGGTGCGCTCGGTTTCGGCCATCTACCGCTATTACAAGCATTTCGGCTACGGCACCGAAGTAATGGGGGCGAGCTTTCGCTCGACCGGTCAGATTCTCGCGCTCGCGGGCTGCGATCTGCTCACGATCAGCCCGGCACTGCTCGAACAGTTACGCACCACCGAAGGCGAAGTGAAGCGCCGGCTCGAAGTGAAGCAGGCGCGCGACGCGGACATCGAGCGGGTGAAGACCGATGAGCCGTCGTTCCGCTTCGCGCTCAACGACGACGCCATGGCCACGGAAAAACTCGCGGAAGGCATTCGCGCCTTCGCGGCCGACGCCATCAAGCTCGAAGCGCTGATCGACGCGACGCGCTGA
- a CDS encoding LysR family transcriptional regulator: MRIFLRLVREKSASKVAFETGMSQQAISGYLKRLRDALPHEIFLRHSNGIEPTDFALEVARKFERALDEVDGVFRPEMFDPASVDRCVGVIANEYAQMSMLPRFLARVREAAPGIRFKVLDFDGATHAAQLAKGDAELVLGFSAFFDGSLMRTALADEQYCCVVGEGSRIAGEIRDVADVGKFARVDFAHSSSYSGDLVSQFLAAHGVRCAPVATLACYTSLKPFLDFNDALAFVPRSVATACRLRCIDLDVMPEVFSVAVGWHRRTSGNPMGIWLREMAGRCLGDVGADAASKRGLPGHRATRAGTPLSGQE, encoded by the coding sequence ATGCGAATTTTTCTGCGACTCGTGCGAGAGAAAAGTGCATCGAAAGTGGCCTTCGAAACGGGCATGTCGCAGCAGGCGATCAGCGGGTATCTGAAGCGGCTCCGGGATGCACTGCCACATGAGATTTTTCTGCGCCATAGCAACGGAATCGAGCCGACGGATTTTGCGCTGGAAGTGGCCCGCAAGTTCGAGCGCGCGCTCGATGAGGTCGACGGCGTATTTCGTCCGGAGATGTTCGACCCGGCGTCGGTGGATCGGTGTGTCGGCGTCATCGCCAACGAGTACGCGCAGATGTCGATGCTGCCCAGATTCCTCGCGAGGGTTCGTGAGGCTGCGCCGGGTATCCGGTTCAAGGTGCTGGATTTCGATGGCGCGACCCATGCGGCACAACTCGCAAAAGGCGATGCGGAACTGGTGCTCGGGTTCTCCGCGTTTTTCGATGGCTCGCTAATGAGAACGGCGCTTGCGGATGAGCAGTACTGCTGCGTTGTGGGGGAGGGCTCCCGGATCGCGGGCGAGATCCGGGACGTCGCGGATGTCGGAAAGTTTGCGCGCGTGGATTTTGCGCACAGCAGCAGTTATTCGGGCGATCTCGTGTCGCAGTTTCTTGCTGCGCACGGGGTGCGTTGTGCGCCGGTGGCGACGCTGGCTTGTTACACCTCACTCAAGCCGTTTCTCGATTTCAACGACGCGCTCGCTTTCGTGCCTCGTTCGGTCGCGACGGCGTGCCGGTTGAGATGCATCGATCTCGATGTCATGCCGGAGGTGTTCAGCGTTGCCGTCGGGTGGCATCGCAGGACGTCGGGGAATCCCATGGGGATCTGGCTGCGTGAGATGGCGGGCCGGTGTTTGGGGGACGTTGGGGCCGATGCCGCCTCGAAGCGAGGCCTTCCGGGGCACCGGGCAACGCGCGCGGGGACACCGCTTTCAGGGCAGGAATGA
- the rpiA gene encoding ribose-5-phosphate isomerase RpiA: MTQDELKRLVGQAAADYVNQHVPEGSVIGVGTGSTANCFIDALAAIKGRYRGAVSSSEASTERLRKHGIEVFDLNQIDSLPVYVDGADEINALGHMVKGGGGALTREKIVASVARTFVCVVDASKEVAVLGVFPLPVEVIPMAQASVARALEALGGKPQARVRADGSPYMTDNGCAILDVHGLQILDPVAFEAEVNQIPGVVTVGLFAQRGADLTLMGTPSGVRTIDYKD; encoded by the coding sequence ATGACCCAGGACGAACTCAAACGCTTGGTCGGTCAGGCCGCTGCCGACTATGTGAACCAGCACGTGCCCGAGGGCAGCGTGATCGGCGTGGGCACCGGATCCACGGCCAACTGCTTCATCGACGCCCTGGCTGCCATCAAGGGGCGCTACCGCGGTGCGGTTTCCAGCTCCGAAGCCAGCACCGAGCGCCTGCGCAAGCACGGCATCGAAGTGTTCGACCTCAACCAGATCGACAGCTTGCCCGTCTATGTGGACGGCGCCGACGAAATCAACGCGCTGGGCCACATGGTCAAGGGCGGTGGCGGAGCGCTCACGCGCGAGAAGATCGTCGCCTCGGTCGCCCGGACGTTCGTCTGCGTGGTAGATGCCTCGAAAGAAGTCGCCGTGCTCGGCGTTTTCCCGCTGCCCGTCGAGGTTATTCCGATGGCGCAGGCGAGCGTCGCGCGTGCGCTCGAAGCCCTCGGCGGCAAGCCGCAGGCGCGTGTGCGCGCCGACGGCAGCCCGTACATGACCGATAACGGTTGCGCGATTCTCGACGTGCACGGATTGCAGATTCTCGATCCGGTGGCGTTCGAGGCGGAGGTCAACCAGATTCCGGGCGTGGTAACGGTGGGGCTGTTTGCGCAACGCGGCGCCGATCTGACTCTGATGGGCACGCCGTCGGGGGTGCGCACCATCGACTACAAAGACTGA
- the rlmB gene encoding 23S rRNA (guanosine(2251)-2'-O)-methyltransferase RlmB: protein MSKLKLLFGFHAVTARLRHDASSIEEIYYDPSRRDRRMTDFLKAVETFKNAPGVKIKVIQADGKRLDGMAGTSRHQGVVAQAQEVSLALNLDELLDGISGDPLLLVLDGVTDPHNLGACLRVADGAGAHAVIAPKDRAVGLNATVAKVASGAAETVPYIMVTNLARTLRELKDRGIWVVGTSDDAPADIYGTKLTGPMAIVMGAEGEGMRRLVGETCDERMRIPMAGGCESLNVSVASAVCLYEAVRQRSAAAKGGR, encoded by the coding sequence ATGAGCAAATTGAAATTGCTGTTCGGCTTTCATGCCGTGACTGCCCGTCTGCGTCACGACGCGAGCAGCATCGAGGAAATCTATTACGACCCGAGCCGACGCGACCGCCGCATGACGGACTTTCTGAAAGCGGTCGAGACATTCAAGAATGCGCCGGGCGTGAAGATCAAAGTCATTCAGGCCGACGGCAAGCGTCTGGACGGCATGGCCGGCACGTCGCGCCATCAGGGCGTTGTGGCGCAGGCGCAGGAAGTCTCGCTCGCGCTCAATCTCGACGAACTGCTCGACGGCATTTCGGGCGATCCGCTGCTGCTCGTGCTCGACGGCGTAACCGATCCGCATAACCTCGGCGCCTGTCTGCGCGTGGCCGACGGCGCGGGGGCGCACGCGGTAATTGCGCCGAAGGATCGCGCCGTCGGCCTGAATGCGACGGTCGCCAAGGTGGCGAGCGGCGCGGCCGAGACGGTGCCCTACATCATGGTGACCAATCTGGCGCGCACGCTGCGCGAACTCAAGGATCGCGGCATCTGGGTGGTCGGCACGTCCGACGATGCACCGGCTGATATCTACGGCACGAAGCTCACCGGCCCGATGGCGATCGTGATGGGCGCGGAGGGCGAAGGCATGCGACGCCTTGTGGGCGAAACCTGTGACGAGCGCATGCGCATTCCGATGGCCGGCGGCTGCGAGAGCCTGAACGTTTCGGTCGCCAGCGCCGTGTGTCTTTACGAGGCTGTGCGCCAACGCTCGGCGGCCGCGAAGGGCGGCCGATAA
- a CDS encoding oxidative damage protection protein, whose amino-acid sequence MARMVQCIKLGKEAEGLDFPPMPGELGKRLWESVSKEAWAGWLKQQTMLINENRLNMADPRARQYLVKQTEKYFFGEGADVAQGYVPPPSAE is encoded by the coding sequence ATGGCCCGCATGGTTCAATGCATCAAACTCGGCAAGGAAGCCGAAGGTCTCGATTTTCCGCCGATGCCCGGTGAACTCGGCAAGCGCCTCTGGGAAAGCGTCTCCAAGGAAGCCTGGGCCGGCTGGCTCAAGCAGCAAACGATGCTGATCAACGAGAACCGCCTCAACATGGCCGATCCGCGCGCCCGCCAATATCTCGTCAAGCAAACCGAAAAGTACTTCTTCGGCGAGGGCGCCGATGTGGCACAAGGTTACGTGCCGCCTCCCAGCGCCGAGTAA
- a CDS encoding short chain dehydrogenase — protein MSLGIKNRQDQKRVIVIGAKGHIGQAAMTDLGEHEVIMASRRGGGGDARHLRVDITDVDSVSTLFQDVIEHHGPFDAVISAVGHCEYADFESMTNDQWATTIASKLVGQMNVVREGLKYIREGGSFTLISGILNVKPMPKGIADATTSGAIDTFVKCVAHELPRGIRINAVNPTVIESAWEDYRDMMPGYQPVADKLVGKAFRRCVDSFITGQVIFVDA, from the coding sequence ATGAGTCTCGGCATCAAGAACAGGCAGGATCAAAAGCGCGTGATCGTCATTGGCGCGAAAGGGCACATCGGACAGGCAGCCATGACCGATCTCGGTGAGCATGAGGTCATCATGGCCAGCCGGCGCGGCGGTGGCGGCGACGCGCGACATCTGCGGGTCGACATCACCGACGTCGACTCGGTTTCGACGCTGTTCCAGGACGTCATCGAACACCACGGGCCGTTCGACGCCGTCATCAGCGCAGTGGGGCATTGCGAATACGCCGATTTCGAATCGATGACGAACGACCAATGGGCCACCACCATCGCAAGCAAGCTGGTGGGCCAGATGAACGTCGTACGGGAAGGGTTGAAATACATCCGCGAGGGCGGATCCTTCACATTGATTTCCGGCATTCTCAACGTCAAACCGATGCCGAAAGGCATTGCGGATGCCACCACCAGCGGCGCCATCGACACCTTCGTCAAATGCGTCGCGCACGAACTGCCGCGAGGCATCCGGATCAACGCCGTGAACCCCACGGTGATCGAGTCCGCCTGGGAAGACTACCGGGACATGATGCCCGGCTATCAACCGGTCGCCGACAAATTGGTCGGCAAGGCGTTTCGGCGATGCGTCGACAGCTTCATTACCGGACAGGTCATTTTCGTGGATGCGTGA
- a CDS encoding serine endopeptidase has protein sequence MAGSRRLPETWFRRGLWLIAVLFAAFLIGLGGLVVDKLPGVAPAPTLASFVDPAQAQRADAAIKQAQAQLEDIESQLETARLQLKARSTAYRNARESFNDWVATRTATAQASQDAELVSRTRALDTLKAAERDAQTRIDALEARHLDAQRAVEAARTARFALNEAAGEQLAAIQRSQELKVFGIRLALTLPLLAIAGWLFVRQRKSTWWPFVWGFVFFALFAFFVELVPYLPDYGGYVRYLVGIVLTVSIGRYAIVSLQRYLARQKAEEQLPDEERRKTLSYDLAQARLAKSVCPGCERPVKLDDPDRDYCVHCGICLFDRCGTCNTRKNAFAHFCHRCGARAIGVNADPQARVV, from the coding sequence ATGGCTGGATCGCGTCGTCTTCCCGAAACCTGGTTCCGCCGCGGCCTCTGGCTGATCGCCGTGCTGTTCGCGGCGTTTCTCATTGGCCTTGGCGGCCTGGTCGTCGACAAATTGCCGGGCGTCGCGCCTGCGCCCACGCTGGCGTCGTTCGTCGATCCCGCACAGGCCCAGCGTGCCGATGCCGCCATCAAGCAAGCGCAAGCACAGCTCGAAGACATCGAGAGTCAGCTGGAGACGGCACGCTTGCAACTCAAGGCGCGCAGCACGGCGTATCGCAATGCACGGGAGTCGTTCAACGATTGGGTGGCCACGCGCACCGCGACGGCGCAGGCCAGCCAGGATGCCGAACTCGTCTCACGCACCCGCGCCCTCGACACGCTCAAGGCGGCCGAGCGCGACGCGCAGACCCGGATCGACGCTCTCGAAGCGAGACATCTCGATGCCCAGCGCGCAGTCGAGGCGGCACGCACGGCGCGCTTTGCGCTGAATGAGGCGGCGGGCGAGCAGCTGGCGGCGATCCAGCGTTCGCAGGAGTTGAAGGTTTTCGGCATCCGGCTGGCGTTGACGCTGCCGTTGCTCGCGATTGCGGGCTGGTTGTTCGTGCGTCAACGCAAGAGCACCTGGTGGCCATTCGTATGGGGCTTCGTCTTCTTCGCGCTGTTCGCGTTTTTCGTGGAACTGGTGCCGTATCTGCCGGACTACGGCGGCTATGTCAGATACCTCGTCGGTATCGTGCTCACGGTATCGATCGGCCGCTATGCCATCGTCTCCTTGCAGCGCTATCTCGCCAGGCAGAAAGCGGAAGAGCAGTTGCCGGACGAAGAGCGTCGCAAGACGTTGTCCTACGATCTGGCGCAGGCGCGTCTGGCGAAGTCGGTGTGTCCGGGGTGCGAACGTCCGGTGAAGCTCGACGACCCCGATCGCGACTATTGCGTGCACTGCGGCATCTGTCTGTTCGACCGTTGCGGCACGTGCAACACGCGCAAAAACGCATTCGCGCATTTCTGCCATCGCTGCGGCGCGCGCGCCATCGGCGTGAATGCCGATCCGCAGGCGCGCGTCGTTTAG